The region GAACTGCCAGGAAGAGGAGGACCCGATGAACAAGCTCAAGGGCCAGAAGATTGTGTCCTGCCGCATCTGCAAGggtgaccactggaccacccgctGCCCCTACAAGGACACACTGGGGCCCATGCAGAAGGAGCTGgccgagcagctgggcctgtcCACTGGCGAGAAGGAGAAGCTGCCCGGAGGTGCCAGGGCCCGGGGATGCGGCTGGCAGGCTGTGGGGTGGAGGACAGGGATTGTGTGCGCCTCTGGGAGAGTCGTGGGTCGTCACCTGGTGTCTGAACGGGACCGCCACTGCTGGGGCTGTCGTCTCCCACACAACAGTGTCCGCACTGCAAGGCTGTGACCACAGGCCACGTTCGTTTGTGTGAGAGAGACTGGCAGGTGGGTGCTCTGACTGCTGGTGATGTCACCTGACTCTCCTCACTGGGGGCCGTGAGAGCCGCTCGTGGGCACAGCCGCGTGTGTGACTACATACACCGTGAGTGGTGGGGAGACGGTTGTTCCCCGGGTGTGTCTGTGAGTTTCCTGACTTGAGTGCACTGTGTTTGCACGCCCACACCAAGGAGCAGACTCACCCAGGTGAGCAGCCACTTGTCACCTGCCCAGGGGCAGGTACCTGGGGGCTGTCCCTAACCCTGTGTACCTGTCTTCCCATGTGTTGTGAGGCTGGACATTGCTGTCAACCCCTGTGGGTTCTCTTGCTCTTCCTGTGCCGCCGGCAGGGTGTTGAGGTGGTGTCAGCTTCCTGCATATGACCTTTAAGTCGTGACCACGAGGCTTTGAAGGAATCAACCGATCACCTGTGGTTTGACAGATGGTGCTTGGGCGGGGCCGTGGCTGGAGCCGCCAGCATCCTGGGGCAGGTCTGTGCCGGGGAGGCCTGACTGGGCCTTGCTTTTGGTCTCCAGAGCTGGAGCCTGTGCCGGCCACTCAGAACAAGACAGGGAAGTATGTGCCTCCGAGCCTGCGGGATGGAGCCAGCCGCCGCGGGGAATCCATGCAGCCCAACCGCAGAGGTGAGGTGGCGAGCACCCTGGCACTGGGCCGGCGGGCGGGCACCTCCCTGCACCCTGTGATTATCCCGCGGGTGGGGCCGGCCCCTTACAGATGCCTCTCCTTGCCTGCCCAGCCGACGACAATGCCACCATCCGCGTCACCAACCTGTCCGAGGACACTCGTGAGACCGACCTGCAGGAGCTCTTCCGGCCCTTCGGCTCCATCTCCCGCATCTACCTGGCAAAGGACAAGACCACCGGCCAGTCCAAGGTGGGCTGGCGgccagggggcggggaggggtccTCCATAGGTCCCAGTTGTGCCTTGAGCGTCCctgaccccaccccctcccccagggctttGCCTTCATCAGCTTCCACCGCCGCGAGGACGCCGCTCGCGCCATTGCCGGGGTGTCCGGCTTCGGCTACGACCACCTCATCCTCAACGTCGAGTGGGCCAAGTGAGACCCCtgccttcccccgccccccccacggTGTCACGGCCCACAGACGCTCAGGCTGACTGCAGGTCCCAGGCCAGGTTAACAGCCGCAAAGGCTGTCCTGGGGCGCAGGTCATTTACTGTCCTTCTCCTCTTACGGAGGGGCGCCCGGCCCATGCGCGGCGGGGCCTTCCCGCCGGTCTGGCTCGTCGTGTGCTCTGCGCTGCCACCCGGTCTCGTCCTGCCCTGTCCCCCTCATCCCCGTTGAGTTCCCTGTGGTGTGGGTGTAGGGTGTGCTCTTGGGATTCCCTTAGGGGTCGGAAGCCCCCATACTTCCCATCCTCAGCCACCTCGTGTTTCTCTCTCTAGGCCGTCAACCAACTAAGCCGGCTGCTGCTGCTCGGCCCCCAGCCCCCGGGACCCTTCAGTGGCAGAGGGCAGCCTCCGGAAGCAGGGGGCTCCGAGGGCAATAAAAGATCTCCACCACCCTGTGCTGTTCCATTTATTCGCAGATGTCACTCACACTGTGGTGGGCGGGGCCAGGCCTCCTCCCCGCCTTCCCCCTCTGTTGTGGGTTTgctccctggccctgcccagggTTACTGCTGCGGGTGGCGATTCCTGCTGCTCTGGCTTGGGCACTCCCTGGTCCCACTGCAGGCCTTTCCTTGGGGAGGAAGTTTTGACTCAGGGCCTCTTGGGGGATCAGAGCCAGGGGCCTGCTGTGCTCTCAGCCTCCATTCTGCTGCTGGGTCCCGGTGTCTCGTGATGAGGAGGGGGCTGAAGATGGGCCAGGTCACGGACTCAACTCAGGGGACTGGGGCCCCGAGGTTTTGGGGGTGGCTGTGACATTGAGAGGCAGGGCTTGGCCGGAGCACTCCATGTTCTCTGGGGCCTGCCCCTGCCCGCAGCCAGGGCAGCGTCGGCAGCAGCAGTCCAGGCTGGGCACCACAGCCATGTAGAGCAGCGGGTGTACGCAGATGGCCAGGGGAACGAGGCCCCGTGTTACCTGATGGGCCACGTACGTCCTCCAGCTCAGTGCCGCCTTAGCCTGGGCCACACTTGCAAAGCCTGGGCAGAGGGCTCTCCAGCGCTGCCGGGCATACACGTTGAGCACCCCTGTGACGTAGTAGGGCACATAGGAACTAGCGTAGAGGGCAATGCCACCGGCCACCAGCATCATCACGTGCAGCTTGTTGGCCGCTGTCATGCCGTGGCTCTGCAGCACGGCCTGCCCGAGGGCGCCGTAGGCCACCAGGCTGAGCAGCAGCGGCAGGCCGCAGCCCAGAGCCACGAGCGCCAGGCTGTAGACCCTGTAGGCCTCAAGCTGCTTGTCATCTGCTGTCCCCAGGCACTTGATGCAGGCAAGGGGCCTGTCCACAGTGCACTTTCCTTCCTGCTGTGGCCCACTCAGGTGGGAGAAGCTGAGCATGGGTGCGGCCAGCAGGGCTGCCAGTGCCCAGCCAGCAGCACTGATAGCCCAGGCGTGCTTGGGCCGCAGTTGGCGGTGGGTGAAGAAGGGGTGGACAATGCCCAGGTAGCGGTTGAGGCTGATGCAGGTGATGAAGATGACGCTGCCCAGCAGGTTGCAGGTGAAGAGGAAGCGCTCCAGGCGGCAGGCAGTCTCCCCGTAGCTCCAGTGTTTGGGTGGGTAGAAGTAGGCGGCCAGTGGGGGCAGCGTCAGGGCATAGAGCAGGTCGCTGACTGCCAGCTGGGCTGAGAAGATCACGGCTGGGTGCCAAGGGCGATGGTCCTGGGTGCAGAAGCGGTACAGGGCCAGGCTGTTGCCAGCCAAGGCCACCAGAAACACAGCCACCAGCATGGGCCACAGAAAGTCTTCCTGGAAACCGCTGAGGATGTGGTCAGCAGCCGCTGAGAAGTTGGCTGGGCAGTGTGTGGGACCTGGGGCAGAGAGCGTTGCTGCATCATGTCTCTGACCATGGCTCCCACCGCCTTCAGAGTCGGAAACACTGTGACACCCATACCGGCTGTGCGCCAGGAGCCCTTTGCGGGGCATACTCCGCTGAGTACTTTTCCACACCCAGGAGAGGGGGGCCAACCACAGCTCCTTCGTACAGAGGGAATCTGTACGAAGAGGCCCAGAGCGGTTAGAAGCACAGTCCTTCATTCAGCCACTCTCTGTGTCCCGCACCATCAAGAACCAGTTGGAGCAAGAAGCAGGGATgcaggcttccccggtggcgcagtggtttaagaatccacctgccggggcttccctggtggcgcagcggttgggagtccgcctgccgatgcaggggacacgggctcgtgccctggtccgggaagatcccacatgccacggagtggctgggcctgtgagccatggccgctgagcctgcgcgtccggagcctgtgctccgcaacgggagaggccacagcagtgagaggcccgcgtaccgcaaataaataaataaataaataaataaaaaaagaatccacctgccaatgcaggggacacaggtttgagccctggtccggggagatcccacatgccactaagcaactaagcctgtgcaccacaactactgagcctgcgctctagagcccgcaagccacagctactgaagcctgtgcgcctagagctggtgctctgcaacaagagaagccaccacaatgagaagcccgcccaccacaacgaagagtggcccccactcgccgcaactagagaaagcccgcgcgcagcaatgaagacccaatgcagccaaataaataaataataataaaagtaaaggaaaagaacCAGGGACGCATGTAACCCGGCAGTGACCACCCAGAGCCATCGGGGCCTGGTGTGGAGGAGAGGGAACCCAGGTGAGTATCCCACCCACTACACAACTCCCAGTCCGATCTGACAGTCGTCACCCCCTTAGTGTCACCCAAGTCCAGCCCCCACCATCTACCTGTTGGCTGCACTCGGGTCTCCCTGCTCTGGCCCTCACCCATCTGTTCTCTCACATCCTCCAAAGGACACCTGAGACAGGTCACATCCCTATCCTCCCAGCCCTCCCCGGCTTCCTCCTCACATGGAAGAAAAGCCAGCGCTCACCTTTTCGCACAAGGCCCTGCAGGAgctatccctcccaccccaccagggCTCTCATTTCCCACTCCCAGCTCCCTGGGACCGCAGTGTCCTGGCTGTTCCTTAAGTCAcagcctgcctcagggcctttgcaccggCTGAGTCACAGGCAACAGGCATCCTTAAGGCTGTCCCACTCACCTCCTCCTTGTCTGGTCCTGAGAGAGGACCTGAGATCACTCTAACGTTGTGACTGCACCCTTGGTCCCCTACCCTGCTTATATTTTTGCCACAGCTTGTCACTCCATCTGATCACTGTAAGAAAAATCCCCAGAATGTTCCCTCCTGAGGGTGAGGCAGTGCCCTGCTACTGGCTTCCCAGTGCCCAGAACAGCACCTGGGACTGAGCAGTGCGGGGGGAAGCTGAGCTCTGCAGTTGACCCTTTACACACCCCACTCAGCCTCAACTTTCCAACCTGAGAATTGGCCTGTTCCCAGTTGGTCCAGCAGGCTGGCCAGGAGCTCTGTGCGAGGTGCATGTACCCCTTCCCTGACCCGGTCGGCTACCCCACTCTCACTTCTGCcttcctatcccatccctctgccCTGGGAGGAAGTCGGTCCAGACGTGATTCTAAAccccttctcccctctgccctccaggagccgGCCGCCTCCACCCCCATGGCCCTGGATGTGTGCCTGGCTCACAGCAGTGCTGGCTCCTCACCTGAGGTGGTGGTGGCCATGGCCCGCGTGGCCTGCCTCTGGGTCTGCAGCCCAGTGTGCTGTGCTGCACACGGTCCTTTGCTGAGCTACTAGCAGCGCTGCTGGCCCTTCCCCTTCCCAGCAGCACCTTCTTCAGCCTGCAGAGCTGGTCTGGGCACACGCCTCACTTCCACCCCCGGTTTCCTTCCTCATGACACCCAATCCTCCAGAGCTGGCCCATCTGCTTGTGGGGGCCTTTGctaggctgggggaggggcccaggaTGCCAAGGCACCAAAGCAGGGTCAAATCTGCCCGTCACCCTTGCCTGTGAAACAAGGCCCTGCACCTCCACTGCCCAGGGTCGGGGAAATGGGCCCAGGCTTCGGGCAGAAACCAGGCCCCCCATTTCAAGCACAGACTAAGACTCATGAGAAATCAGTTTATTAGAGGGGGAGGTTAGGAAAACAGTTCTCCTTTATGAAAGGAAACCGAGGGCTGCACCTGGAGGCCCAGGAGATGGGGAGCCCAGGGCAGCATGTCTCAGGCCCCAATCTGGGGCATTCCACCTGCCACCCAGGCTTGGCCTCAGGCTACTCTCTTAGGTGGCCACGGTCGGCCTCGCCTGTGGTCCCGGGCAGCCCCTCTGGGTCCCACCTTGGCCTGGGCCCCTGGGTGTCTGCCTTTGGCCTTTGGAGGCCTCCGGTCACTGCCTCGGTCAGGCTTCCGTTCCTTTACCCGTCGCTTCTTGCCTGGGGGCCCGGCAGGCCGCCTCCACTTGGCTGCCTTTGGGAACATGTCTGTGGGAAGAGACTGTGTCAGGGCCACCAGGGCACAGGGACAGACAAGCCCATGGTGCCCAGCTACACTGACCCCTGCCTGCCACACACCCTCATCAGGCTCCTCGCCCACAGCCTGGCGGAAATACTCGGcctcatcctcctcttcctcttgctGGCTGAccccctctgcctctgcaggggcCCCGGGGTCCTCTGCATCACTGTCCCCATCAGCCTCTGCCTGTGCCCGCTTCATGCCCGCCAGGCtcttcttcctggaggaggaacaCTGGTCAACGTGGCAGCCTGCGCCCAGGACCCCGCCTCATCCGCCTGGCGACCACACACctgtgggcctctcgctgctcTCGCTTGCGCTGAACGTTCTGGGCCTGCTggtcctgcctctgggccttgAGCCGCAGCTTCTCCTCCTTGGCTGCCAGGGTGGCCTGCAGTTCCTCCTCTGTTTTGTGCACTAAATGGGAAGAGACAGCCACTGAGGCCT is a window of Globicephala melas chromosome 3, mGloMel1.2, whole genome shotgun sequence DNA encoding:
- the LOC115865176 gene encoding suppressor of SWI4 1 homolog isoform X2; this encodes MGQSGRSRHQKRARAQAHLRNLEAYAAQPHSFVFSRGRAGRSVRQLSLDLRRVMEPLTATRLQIRKKNSLKDCVAVAGPLGVTHFLILSKTETSVYFKLIRLPGGPTLTFRINKYTLVRDVVSSLRRHRMHEQQFAHPPLLVLNSFGPHGMHVKLMATMFQNLFPSINVHKVNLNTIKRCLLINYNPDSQELDFRHYSIRVVPVGASRGMKKLLQEKFPNMSRLQDVSELLATGAGLSESEAEPDGEHNITVLPQAVAGRGNMPAQQSAVRLTEIGPRMTLQLIKIQEGVGEGNVLFHSFVHKTEEELQATLAAKEEKLRLKAQRQDQQAQNVQRKREQREAHRKKSLAGMKRAQAEADGDSDAEDPGAPAEAEGVSQQEEEEDEAEYFRQAVGEEPDEDMFPKAAKWRRPAGPPGKKRRVKERKPDRGPTHCPANFSAAADHILSGFQEDFLWPMLVAVFLVALAGNSLALYRFCTQDHRPWHPAVIFSAQLAVSDLLYALTLPPLAAYFYPPKHWSYGETACRLERFLFTCNLLGSVIFITCISLNRYLGIVHPFFTHRQLRPKHAWAISAAGWALAALLAAPMLSFSHLSGPQQEGKCTVDRPLACIKCLGTADDKQLEAYRVYSLALVALGCGLPLLLSLVAYGALGQAVLQSHGMTAANKLHVMMLVAGGIALYASSYVPYYVTGVLNVYARQRWRALCPGFASVAQAKAALSWRTYVAHQVTRGLVPLAICVHPLLYMAVVPSLDCCCRRCPGCGQGQAPENMECSGQALPLNVTATPKTSGPQSPELSP
- the EIF3G gene encoding eukaryotic translation initiation factor 3 subunit G, coding for MPTGDFDSKPSWADQVEEEGEDDKCVTSELLKGIPLATGDTSPEPELLPGAPLPSPKEVINGNIKTLTEYKIDEDGKKFKIVRTFRIETRKASKAVARRKNWKKFGNSEFDPPGPNVATTTVSDDVSMTFITSKEDLNCQEEEDPMNKLKGQKIVSCRICKGDHWTTRCPYKDTLGPMQKELAEQLGLSTGEKEKLPGELEPVPATQNKTGKYVPPSLRDGASRRGESMQPNRRADDNATIRVTNLSEDTRETDLQELFRPFGSISRIYLAKDKTTGQSKGFAFISFHRREDAARAIAGVSGFGYDHLILNVEWAKPSTN
- the LOC115865176 gene encoding P2Y purinoceptor 11-like isoform X1, producing MATTTSGPTHCPANFSAAADHILSGFQEDFLWPMLVAVFLVALAGNSLALYRFCTQDHRPWHPAVIFSAQLAVSDLLYALTLPPLAAYFYPPKHWSYGETACRLERFLFTCNLLGSVIFITCISLNRYLGIVHPFFTHRQLRPKHAWAISAAGWALAALLAAPMLSFSHLSGPQQEGKCTVDRPLACIKCLGTADDKQLEAYRVYSLALVALGCGLPLLLSLVAYGALGQAVLQSHGMTAANKLHVMMLVAGGIALYASSYVPYYVTGVLNVYARQRWRALCPGFASVAQAKAALSWRTYVAHQVTRGLVPLAICVHPLLYMAVVPSLDCCCRRCPGCGQGQAPENMECSGQALPLNVTATPKTSGPQSPELSP